One Micromonospora craniellae genomic region harbors:
- the pheT gene encoding phenylalanine--tRNA ligase subunit beta, with the protein MRVSVSWLREYVDLPTDLPAAELERALVDLGIEVESIVDLADTVRGSLVVGEVLEIEELTGFKKPIRFCRVDVGAANGTGEPQEIVCGARNFVPGDRVVVILPGGVLPGGFAIGARKTYGRNSNGMICSERELGLGDDHDGIVVLPEGAAAKPGDDARPVVGLDDVVVEVEITPDRGYQMSLRGLARELAHALGVSFRDPGLVPAPAGTAAPAYPVEVRDTVGCDRFAARLVRGVDPAAPSPDWMQRRLTLAGIRTISLPVDITNYVMLELGQPMHAFDADRITGALVVRRAEAGEKLSTLDGVTRALAPEDMVICDTGSPNPLAGEGSGVPISLAAVMGGETSEVVSGTVNVLFEAAHWDPVMVGRTARRHKLFSEAAKRWERGVDPALPLVALERAVRLLTEYAGGAVADEVLDIDHVAPRTPVVLPVDLATRRVGVEYSPARVVALLEQVGCTVARGGDRLAEDPGEVGAVAGVEALGVTPPTWRPDLTDPADLVEEVARLDGYDKVPSVLPTAPPGRGLTVRQRRHRAVSRSLAERGFVEVLAHPFVSAELADQLGLPDGDLRRQAVRLANPLSEEEPLLRTTLLGPLLGIVRRNLGRGLRDLALYEIGAVFRARPGAGRPPVMGVDRRPTDEEFAAADAVVPDQPRHVAAVLTGDVEPAGWWGAGRAAGWADAVEAGRAVLAAAGVPQDTIEVRAVEHAPWHPGRCAALLVDGTVVGHAGELHPTVLATLELPRRTSAMELDLDALPEAPVALAPTVSGFPPALIDVALVVDESVPAEAVRQALTEGAGDLLESVRLFDVYASEQLGAGRKSLAYKLTFRAPDRTLTVDEAVAARDAAVARAAERFDATLRGA; encoded by the coding sequence ATGCGAGTTTCTGTCAGTTGGCTGCGGGAGTACGTCGACCTCCCGACCGACCTGCCCGCCGCCGAGCTGGAGCGGGCCCTGGTCGACCTCGGTATCGAGGTCGAGTCGATCGTGGACCTGGCCGACACGGTCCGTGGATCGCTGGTGGTCGGTGAGGTCCTCGAGATCGAGGAGCTGACCGGCTTCAAGAAGCCGATCCGGTTCTGCCGGGTCGACGTGGGTGCCGCCAACGGCACCGGCGAGCCACAGGAGATCGTCTGCGGGGCGCGCAACTTCGTCCCGGGTGACCGGGTGGTGGTGATCCTGCCCGGCGGTGTCCTGCCGGGTGGCTTCGCCATCGGCGCCCGCAAGACGTACGGGCGCAACTCCAACGGCATGATCTGCTCGGAGCGCGAACTGGGCCTCGGCGACGACCACGACGGCATCGTGGTGCTGCCCGAGGGTGCCGCCGCCAAGCCCGGCGACGACGCCCGACCGGTGGTCGGCCTCGACGACGTGGTGGTGGAGGTGGAGATCACCCCGGATCGGGGCTACCAGATGTCGCTGCGGGGGCTCGCCCGCGAGTTGGCGCACGCCCTCGGGGTGAGCTTCCGGGACCCCGGTCTCGTCCCCGCGCCGGCCGGCACGGCCGCACCGGCGTACCCGGTCGAGGTGCGGGACACGGTCGGCTGTGACCGGTTCGCGGCCCGGCTGGTGCGTGGCGTGGACCCGGCCGCACCGAGCCCCGACTGGATGCAGCGGCGGCTGACCCTCGCCGGCATCCGCACCATCTCGCTGCCGGTCGACATCACCAACTACGTGATGCTGGAACTCGGCCAGCCGATGCACGCCTTCGACGCCGACCGGATCACCGGCGCGCTGGTGGTCCGGCGGGCCGAAGCGGGCGAGAAGCTGAGCACGCTCGACGGGGTGACCCGGGCGCTCGCGCCGGAGGACATGGTCATCTGCGACACCGGGTCGCCGAACCCGCTCGCCGGTGAGGGCTCCGGCGTGCCGATCTCGCTCGCCGCCGTGATGGGCGGCGAGACCAGCGAGGTCGTGTCCGGCACCGTCAACGTGCTGTTCGAGGCCGCGCACTGGGATCCGGTGATGGTCGGGCGTACCGCCCGTCGGCACAAGCTGTTCAGCGAGGCCGCGAAGCGGTGGGAGCGGGGCGTGGACCCGGCCCTGCCGCTGGTCGCGCTGGAGCGGGCGGTGCGGCTGCTCACCGAGTACGCGGGCGGCGCCGTCGCCGACGAAGTGCTGGACATCGACCACGTCGCGCCGCGTACGCCGGTGGTGCTGCCGGTCGACCTGGCCACCCGGCGGGTCGGCGTGGAGTACTCGCCGGCCCGGGTGGTGGCCCTGCTGGAACAGGTCGGGTGCACCGTGGCCCGGGGCGGCGACCGGCTCGCCGAGGACCCGGGTGAGGTGGGTGCCGTCGCCGGTGTCGAGGCGCTCGGCGTCACCCCGCCCACCTGGCGTCCCGACCTGACCGACCCGGCCGACCTGGTCGAGGAGGTGGCCCGCCTCGACGGGTACGACAAGGTGCCGTCGGTGTTGCCGACCGCGCCGCCCGGCCGGGGGTTGACCGTGCGGCAGCGGCGCCACCGCGCGGTGTCCCGTTCGCTGGCCGAGCGCGGCTTCGTCGAGGTGCTGGCGCACCCGTTCGTCTCGGCCGAGCTGGCCGACCAGCTCGGTCTGCCCGACGGCGACCTGCGTCGCCAGGCGGTCCGGCTGGCCAACCCGCTGTCCGAGGAGGAGCCGCTGCTGCGCACGACGCTGCTCGGCCCGCTGCTCGGCATCGTCCGCCGCAATCTCGGCCGTGGGCTGCGCGACCTGGCGCTCTACGAGATCGGCGCGGTCTTCCGTGCGCGTCCGGGCGCCGGGCGTCCACCGGTCATGGGCGTCGACCGGCGTCCCACCGATGAGGAGTTCGCCGCCGCCGACGCGGTGGTTCCGGACCAGCCCCGGCACGTCGCGGCCGTGCTGACCGGCGACGTCGAACCGGCCGGCTGGTGGGGTGCGGGTCGGGCCGCCGGTTGGGCGGACGCGGTCGAGGCGGGCCGGGCGGTGCTGGCCGCCGCCGGGGTGCCGCAGGACACCATCGAGGTACGGGCCGTCGAGCACGCCCCCTGGCACCCCGGCCGGTGCGCGGCGTTGCTGGTGGACGGCACGGTGGTCGGCCACGCTGGTGAACTGCACCCGACGGTGCTGGCCACCCTGGAACTGCCCCGCCGGACCAGCGCCATGGAGCTGGACCTGGACGCGCTGCCCGAGGCGCCGGTGGCGCTCGCGCCGACGGTGTCCGGCTTCCCGCCGGCGCTGATCGACGTGGCGCTGGTGGTGGACGAGTCGGTTCCGGCGGAGGCGGTGCGGCAGGCCCTCACCGAGGGCGCCGGCGACCTGCTGGAGTCGGTGCGGCTGTTCGACGTGTACGCCTCCGAGCAGTTGGGCGCGGGCCGCAAGTCGCTGGCCTACAAGCTCACCTTCCGCGCACCGGACCGGACGCTGACCGTTGACGAGGCGGTCGCCGCCCGGGACGCCGCGGTGGCCCGGGCCGCCGAACGCTTCGACGCCACCCTGCGCGGCGCCTGA
- the pheS gene encoding phenylalanine--tRNA ligase subunit alpha: protein MSYRNDPYDPKQVALLDPAALAEAVTEAEQAFAAAGDPDALAVVRPAHLGDRAPVSLARREIGALPPAAKSDAGKRVNEARRAIEQAHAARAEVLEREQAERVLVEERVDVTLPYDRRPRGSRHPVSLLTEQISDLFVGMGYEVAEGPEVELEWTNFDALNIGPDHPARGLMDTFHIAPAEESGLVLRTHTSPVQARTMLTRKPPIYVVVPGRVYRTDELDATHAPVFHQVEGLVVDKGITMAHLRGTLDHFARAMFGEGARTRFRPHYFPFTEPSAEFDVWFPEHRDGPRWVEWGGCGMVNPRVLRACGIDPEVYSGFAFGMGIDRTVMFRHGVSDMRDMAEGDVRFTRAFGAGV, encoded by the coding sequence ATGAGCTACCGCAACGATCCGTACGACCCGAAGCAGGTCGCCCTGCTCGACCCGGCCGCCCTGGCCGAGGCCGTGACCGAGGCCGAGCAGGCGTTCGCCGCCGCCGGTGACCCCGACGCGCTGGCCGTGGTGCGTCCGGCGCACCTCGGTGACCGGGCCCCGGTCTCGCTGGCCCGCCGGGAGATCGGCGCGCTGCCGCCGGCCGCCAAGTCCGACGCCGGCAAGCGGGTCAACGAGGCCCGCCGCGCCATCGAGCAGGCCCACGCCGCCCGCGCCGAGGTGCTGGAGCGCGAACAGGCCGAGCGGGTGCTGGTGGAGGAGCGCGTCGACGTGACGTTGCCCTACGACCGGCGGCCGCGCGGTTCCCGGCACCCGGTCAGCCTGCTGACCGAGCAGATCAGCGACCTGTTCGTCGGGATGGGCTACGAGGTGGCCGAGGGGCCCGAGGTCGAGCTGGAGTGGACCAACTTCGACGCGTTGAACATCGGGCCGGACCACCCGGCGCGCGGCCTGATGGACACCTTCCACATCGCACCCGCCGAGGAGTCGGGGCTGGTCCTGCGGACCCACACCTCGCCGGTGCAGGCCCGCACCATGCTGACCCGCAAGCCGCCGATCTATGTGGTCGTGCCGGGCCGGGTCTATCGCACCGACGAGTTGGACGCCACCCACGCCCCGGTCTTCCACCAGGTCGAGGGCCTGGTGGTGGACAAGGGCATCACCATGGCCCACCTGCGTGGCACCCTCGACCACTTCGCCCGGGCGATGTTCGGCGAGGGTGCGCGGACCCGGTTCCGGCCGCACTACTTCCCGTTCACCGAGCCGTCGGCCGAGTTCGACGTCTGGTTCCCGGAGCACCGCGACGGTCCCCGCTGGGTGGAGTGGGGCGGCTGCGGCATGGTCAACCCGCGGGTGCTGCGCGCCTGCGGCATCGACCCGGAGGTCTACTCGGGGTTCGCGTTCGGCATGGGCATCGACCGGACGGTGATGTTCCGGCACGGGGTCAGCGACATGCGGGACATGGCCGAAGGCGACGTGCGGTTCACCCGCGCGTTCGGGGCCGGGGTGTAG
- a CDS encoding TrmH family RNA methyltransferase, which produces MTFTPRTPRVVAARRLQRRREREATGRFLAEGPQAVREALARPRTVRELFGTPAALDRYADLAAAAAGDDVPVSEVTEEALAALAETVAPQGLVAVCEHVDVPLETALARRPRLVAVLAGIRDPGNAGTVLRTADAAGAATVVFAGEAVDPYNGKCVRSSAGSLFHVDVVRERDPAEVVVAARAAGLTVLAATGHGTDDLDDLADAGRLAAPTAWLFGSEAHGLPAELAEAADARVRVPLHGRAESLNLAAAAAVCLYASARAQR; this is translated from the coding sequence ATGACCTTCACGCCGCGTACCCCCAGGGTGGTCGCCGCCCGTCGGCTCCAGCGCCGCCGGGAGCGCGAGGCCACCGGCCGGTTCCTGGCCGAGGGGCCGCAGGCGGTCCGGGAGGCCCTGGCCCGTCCGCGTACGGTGCGGGAGCTGTTCGGGACGCCGGCCGCCCTCGACCGGTACGCCGACCTCGCGGCAGCCGCTGCCGGGGACGACGTACCCGTCTCCGAGGTGACCGAGGAGGCGCTCGCCGCGCTCGCCGAGACCGTCGCCCCGCAGGGCCTGGTCGCCGTCTGCGAGCACGTCGACGTACCGCTGGAGACCGCCCTGGCCCGACGCCCGCGCCTGGTCGCCGTGCTCGCCGGCATCCGTGACCCGGGCAACGCCGGCACCGTGCTGCGCACCGCCGACGCGGCCGGGGCCGCCACGGTGGTGTTCGCCGGGGAGGCGGTCGACCCGTACAACGGCAAGTGTGTCCGGTCCTCGGCCGGCAGCCTGTTCCACGTCGACGTGGTCCGCGAACGTGACCCCGCCGAGGTGGTCGTCGCGGCGCGGGCCGCCGGGCTGACGGTGCTCGCCGCCACCGGGCACGGCACCGACGACCTCGACGACCTGGCCGACGCCGGCCGGCTCGCCGCGCCCACCGCCTGGCTGTTCGGCTCCGAGGCGCACGGCCTTCCCGCCGAGCTGGCCGAGGCCGCCGACGCCCGGGTCCGGGTGCCGCTGCACGGGCGCGCGGAGAGCCTCAACCTGGCTGCGGCGGCGGCCGTCTGCCTGTACGCTTCGGCGAGAGCACAGCGCTGA
- the rplT gene encoding 50S ribosomal protein L20 yields the protein MARVKRAVNAQKKRRTLLETASGYRGQRSRLYRKAKEQVLHSMQYAYRDRRDRKGDFRQLWIQRINAGARANGMTYNRLIQGLRLAGIEVDRKILADMAVHDAPAFAAIVELARAAVKAEGTGGAPAQAA from the coding sequence ATGGCACGCGTCAAGCGGGCTGTGAACGCCCAGAAGAAGCGCCGTACCCTGCTGGAGACCGCGAGCGGCTACCGCGGTCAGCGCTCCCGGCTGTACCGCAAGGCCAAGGAGCAGGTGCTGCACTCGATGCAGTACGCCTACCGGGACCGTCGCGACCGCAAGGGCGACTTCCGGCAGCTGTGGATCCAGCGGATCAACGCGGGCGCCCGTGCCAACGGGATGACCTACAACCGCCTGATCCAGGGCCTGCGGCTGGCCGGCATCGAGGTCGACCGCAAGATCCTGGCCGACATGGCTGTCCACGACGCTCCCGCGTTCGCGGCGATCGTCGAGCTGGCCCGGGCTGCGGTCAAGGCCGAGGGCACCGGCGGCGCGCCGGCTCAGGCCGCCTGA
- the rpmI gene encoding 50S ribosomal protein L35 translates to MPKMKSHTGTGKRVRVTGKGKIMKQQAGLRHNLEKKSSTRTRRLTGLVEVAKSDVKRLKKLLGR, encoded by the coding sequence ATGCCGAAGATGAAGAGCCACACGGGGACGGGCAAGCGGGTCCGCGTGACCGGTAAGGGCAAGATCATGAAGCAGCAGGCCGGTCTGCGCCACAACCTGGAGAAGAAGTCCTCCACCCGTACCCGGCGGCTGACGGGCCTGGTCGAGGTGGCCAAGTCCGACGTCAAGCGCCTCAAGAAGCTGCTCGGCCGCTGA
- the infC gene encoding translation initiation factor IF-3: MNEQIRAREVRLVGPEGEQVGIVPLERALQLAADVDLDLVEVAPMARPPVCKLMDFGKFKYESALKAREARRNQQQTVIKEMKLRPKIDPHDYETKKGHVVRFLKAGDKVKVTIMFRGREQSRPELGYRLLRRLESEISELGYVEAAPKQDGRNMIMVLAPHRATKAAAVAAVASRGGAPRDRAAEGSAAPEAGETAAAGDTGTVADNSGE, from the coding sequence GTGAACGAGCAGATCCGGGCACGTGAGGTCCGACTGGTCGGCCCCGAGGGTGAGCAGGTGGGCATCGTCCCGCTGGAGCGCGCCCTTCAGCTGGCCGCGGACGTCGATCTGGACCTGGTCGAGGTTGCGCCCATGGCGCGCCCGCCGGTGTGCAAGCTCATGGACTTCGGCAAGTTCAAGTACGAGAGCGCACTGAAGGCGCGCGAAGCGCGGCGTAACCAGCAGCAGACCGTCATCAAGGAGATGAAGCTCCGGCCGAAGATCGATCCGCACGACTACGAGACCAAGAAGGGTCACGTGGTGCGGTTCCTCAAAGCCGGCGACAAGGTCAAGGTGACGATCATGTTCCGCGGTCGCGAGCAGAGTCGCCCGGAGCTGGGTTACCGGCTCCTGCGTCGGCTGGAGAGCGAGATCTCGGAGCTGGGGTACGTCGAGGCCGCTCCGAAGCAGGACGGTCGAAACATGATCATGGTGCTCGCGCCGCACCGCGCCACCAAGGCCGCCGCGGTCGCCGCGGTCGCCTCCCGGGGCGGAGCGCCCCGGGACCGGGCAGCGGAGGGCTCCGCCGCACCGGAGGCCGGCGAGACCGCAGCAGCCGGTGACACCGGCACCGTCGCCGACAACAGCGGCGAGTAA